From a single Leucoraja erinacea ecotype New England unplaced genomic scaffold, Leri_hhj_1 Leri_665S, whole genome shotgun sequence genomic region:
- the LOC129694436 gene encoding LOW QUALITY PROTEIN: heterogeneous nuclear ribonucleoprotein C-like (The sequence of the model RefSeq protein was modified relative to this genomic sequence to represent the inferred CDS: deleted 1 base in 1 codon) produces the protein MNAEGYESLMAAKLMASNVTNKNDPRSLNSRVFIGNLNTAVVKKTDVEALFAKYGKIVGCSVHKGYAFVQYANERTARTAVAAEDGRIIAGQSLDINLAGEPKPNRPKSGQKRSASDMYGSTSDLDYDYYRTDFYDSAPPARQTEAYEIPSLTRMYPYPSRVPPPLPRPVTIAKRPRVTVPVPRRGKGNFNSKSGQKSASSGKPVKPNDLATIKKELTLIKSKVDSLLDSLDKIEKEQFSLAETKSEKMEGIGGKVVVAAAAAGELKKAESEGTVDFGKPELDDSKGRKEREEGEEDGDDDTNGQDGH, from the exons GGGTACGAGAGCCTGATGGCGGCCAAACTGATGGCCAGCAACGTGACCAACAAGAACGACCCTCGCTCCCTCAACTCCCGGGTCTTCATCGGCAACCTCAACACGGCCGTGGTGAAGAAGACCGACGTGGAGGCCCTGTTCGCCAAGTACGGCAAGATCGTGGGCTGCTCGGTGCACAAGGGCTACGCCTTCGTCCAGTACGCCAACGAGAGGACAGCGCGCACTGCCGTGGCGGCCGAGGATGGCAGGATCATCGCCGGGCAGTCGCTGG ACATCAACCTGGCCGGAGAACCCAAACCCAACAGACCCAAGAGTGGGCAGAAGAGATCAGCCTCTGACATGTACGG ATCCACATCCGACCTTGACTACGATTATTACAGGACTGACTTTTACGACAG CGCACCCCCAGCCCGGCAAACAGAAGCGTACGAGATCCCATCACTCACCCG GATGTACCCCTACCCCAGCCGGgtgccccccccactgccccggcCTGTGACCATCGCCAAGCGCCCAAGGGTCACCGTCCCAGTGCCCAGGAGAGGGAAGGGCAACTTCAACAGCAAGTCCGGGCAGAAGTCGGCATCGTCTGGGAAACCAG TGAAACCCAACGACCTCGCCACC ATCAAAAAGGAGCTGACACTGATCAAGAGCAAAGTGGACTCGCTGCTCGACAGTCTGGACAAGATCGAGAAGGAGCAATTCAGCCTGGCAG AGACCAAGAGTGAGAAGATGGAGGGGATCGGGGGCAAGGTGGTGGtggcggctgctgctgccggcgaGCTGAAGAAGGCGGAGAGCGAGGGGACCG ttgattttggtaagcctgag CTGGACGACAGCAAGGGCCGCAAGGAGCGGGAGGAGGGCGAGGAAGATGGTGACGATGATACTAACGGCCAGGACGGGCACTAG